A region of the Methylobacterium nodulans ORS 2060 genome:
CAGTTCGACACGTTCCAGGCTCAGGCCAAGGAAATCTATTCGGTCGCCAAGGCCGCGTAACCTGGTGCGACTGGCGAGAGCCCGCGCCTCCCGGGCGCGGGCCCGCCTCTGACGTGAGAGAGCGGCGACATGGCAGCGCGACGCGGTAGGCGTTCAACATCAGCCCAACGGGGAAGCTCCATGACCGAGGCAGTGGCTCCTGGCGAGCAAATCACCGAGGCTGGTGACGAGCAGGCTGTTCTGCCGCCGACCGAGGGTGAGCAGACGTCGCTCGAAGCTGTCCCCGTCTACGACCCTGAGCCGTTGCCCGCGCAGGAAGAGGCTCCTGAGGCTCTCATGTCAGAAGCGGCGCAATCCGAGGCTGATGAGCCGGCGAGCGCTTCTGAGATCATCGCGGCGGAGCCAGAGCCGATCGCGGTTCACTCGCTCGAAGTGAGCGCGCCAGAGATCTCGGGCGAAATACCCGCTCCTGCGCCAGCCACGAACGAGCATGCGGTTGCCGGTGTGAGTGCCGCCCCCCAGCCTGCAGCCACTCAGGCGAGCGTGTACTCTATCGCTACTCGTCTTCTCGAGAAGGCAGGTGCGCAGCAGAGGATCTGGTTCTCCTACGCTGAGAGCGAGCTTAAAGCCAAGCTTACTTACGGTCGCGTTCTATCCAAGTCGCGGACGCCGGTCGATGTGATTTTAGCGTCCAATGCTGAGTATCTCCGTGCGCTTGTGGCGAGCAGCAATGTACTGAGTGAAATTGTAGCGGATGGAATCACGCTGGCATAAACGCCAACGGCTGACCTGATACATTGCTCTGACTGAGACATGCCGTGCTCATGTCTTGCCTTGAAGCGACGTTGCTGCTGATAGAGGCGCAGAAGGTTGTTGAACTTCGGCTCATGAAGCTGGCCCGGGGCGGCTTGGAAGCCTGGCTCGAGGCTCAGCTCATGGTGAGCGAGAAGGTGAGTGCCGCCTTTGAAGCAGCCGGCATGCTGGTGGTGGGCAAGGGGTTCGAAGCCGTCATTGTCCGCTATCGCGAACATGTGGCTGCAAACACGCAGAGATTATCTACGGCAACCACTTCTGATCTGCACCCGCAAGCTTGGTCGTGAGCGATGCGCCACAGCTCGCTAGTGCGCCGAAGTGAGATGGTCGGGTGGCAGGCTGTTCGTGGCGTCCACCGAGAAGCTCAAGTCCCAGAGGATTACCCCCAGTCCGCACTAAAGCTGGTTCACAAGGGTGTATCATGAAGCCGTCCGCTAGAGCGCTCATCAAGTGCCATGTGCTGCGTGATCTGGATCGCGCTCTAGCGCAACGCAACCTAGAGCGCGTGATGATTTTACTTGGTCGTCAGCTTAGGCTTGAAGAGTTCGGTTCCGCCGCAGCATAGCAGTCCGCTACGCCGCAGCAGGTGCCGGCGGGCTTGCCCGCCGACCGTGTCGAAACTGGCAGGATGATCGTGCATCGCGCGCCGTCAGAACCCAGTCCGTAAGCGACCTCGGCCCCGAGGTTGAAGCACTCGAGCAGCTACCGCGCGTTGGCCGCCGCCTCGGGCCAGGTCGCGGCCTCTGCCGCGAACAGATTGGCCTCGAGCGCCTGCTGACGCGCAGCCAGCGCCGCGTGCTGGGCTTTGACTTCAGCGCGCTTGCGGCAAAGGTTTGTTGCCTTCTGAGCGGCCATCCCGCGCCGCTCGTCCGGTTCGATCGAGCGGTCCGTCATCGGCCCTGCCCGTCCTTTCCGAGGGCCGGGATGACACGGTTTGCTCTCCGCATCCGAAAACTCGCAGAAGGCCGCCGAGGCGTTGCCCGCGCGGGATCAGCGCCGCCGCAGTTCTGCGCCCGCACGGAACGCCCGCTCTACCGCTGCGAGCGCCTGAGCGTGCGCCTTGGCCTCACTCTCGTGCGGCCGGTCCGACCGCTCCAGGAGCTTGCCGTGCTTGCGGATCGCCCAGCCAAACTTGCCCTTAGGCGATATCAGCGGTGAGACTTCGATGCTGAAGGGATGGAGGCTGGTGTCGGTCATTGCGGGGAGCATCGCACGATCGGGCTGTCCTGGCCAACTCCGGCGCCCTCAGGGAACGGGGCCGGAGATGACGTTGTCGATCCGGGCGGAGGATCAGGGTGCGCCACAAACCGGTCGCGCAGGGTTGGGTCCTTTGTTGGACACCGCTCCGCAGCGGAGCGGTGCGCTGGCCCTGTGCCCTTCTGGAGGCTCCATTCTTTGACACCATGGGTTCAAGTCGACACTGCCACCATTCCCGGTGAGCGCGAGCCGATGCGCCTCCTGCAGCGGGGCAGCGAGTTCACGATCTGCGTCGGCACGATCGAGCTGATGAACAATCGTGCGTGCACATCCGAGGCCGCCTTGGCTGCCCTCACCTGCGCTCGCTTGCAGGATCGCCCGCACGCCAAGGTGCTGATCGGCGGGCTCGGCATGGGCTTTACCCTGCGCGCCGCCCTCGATGCACTCGGACCGGACGCACGGATCGTGGTGGCGGAACTGGTGCCTGCCGTTGTGGCCTGGGCCCGCGGCCCGCTGGCTCATCTGTTCGCCGGGAGCCTCGATGATCCGCGCGTCGAAGTGCGAGAAGAGGACGTCAAGCGTGTCATTCAACAGGTGCCCGCGTGCTACGACGCGATCCTGCTCGATGTCGACAACGGGCCCGAGGGGCTGACGCGGCTGGAGAACGACCGGCTCTACGACGCCTGGGGCCTGAAGCGTGCCCGATACGCGCTGCGCCCGAGCGGGATCCTGGGGGTGTGGTCGGGCGGACCGGACCGGAAGTTCAAGGCGCGCTTGCGGAACACGGGTTTCGAGGTGGACGAGATCCGGGTGCACGCGAACGGCAGAAGCGGCCGTCGCCATGTCCTCTGGCTCGCAACGCACGCGGATGCTCCGTCCAAATTGTGATCCGTAGCGAGAACCGGGCTCTGGTTCCCTACGCCGCTCTTATGCGAATGGGCCGGCGTGACAGGCGGGCAGGGAACCGCGAGCATCCGAGCTCACGGGCGATCGTTCGGTCCTGACTGTGATAGTGCTCCGAGGCGGCCGGCTGAGCCACTCAGCGCCCGATCGGCACCTATCGAGGAAGGCAGCGGATGCCCGCAACAACAGGTCGCCATGTCGTCATCATCGGCTCCGGCGCCGTCGGGACGGTAAGCGCGATCGAGTGCCTGCGGGCAGGACACCGCGTCACGGTGGTCGATCCGGGTCAACCAGGTGGCGAGCAAGCCTCAAGCTACGGCAATGCCGGCTGGCTCTCCTCGCATTCCGTCATCCCACCGGCCGAGCCCGGGATGTGGAAGAAGGTCCCATCTTTCCTCCTCGATCCGCTTGGCCCGCTCTCGATCCGATGGGCCTATCTGCCGAAGGTCCTGCCCTGGCTGATCCGCTTCCTTCTGGCGGCCAGGACCTCCGCGCAGATTGAGCATACGGCTCAAGCCATGAGGACGCTGCTCGTCGACGCGCCCAAACTCCATGCGAGCCTTGCCGCCGAGGCCGGCGTGCCACAGCTGATTGAGCGCCGCGGCGTACTGCACGTCTATCCTGATCGAACAGCCTTCGAAGGCGATGCCCGATCCTGGGCAATCCGTCGCAAGGTCGGCGTCGAGTGGCTCGAACTCTCAGCCGAAGAACTACGGCAGCGCGAGCCCAATCTGCATCCGCGCTATACCTTTGGCCTTGTGGTCGAAGAGGCGGGGCATTGCCGCGATCCGGGAAACTATATAGCCGCTCTGTCCAAGCTAGCCTGCGAGCGGGGTGCCACATACGTCACGACCCGCGCAACGGGTTTCCGTCTCGAAGGAAGCCGTCTCACTGCCGTTACGACGGAACAGGGTGAGATTGCCTGTGACTGCGCCGTTGTGGCGGCGGGCGCTCGCTCGAAGACGCTTGCCGCATCGCTCGGCGACGCGCTCCCCCTGGAAAGCGAGCGCGGCTACCACGTGATGATCCCTGACGCCAAGGTAGGTCCACGCACGCCGATGATGGCCTCCGATGCCAAGATGATTGCCAATTTTATGAACGGAGGGCTGCGCGCTGCCGGCCAGGTTGAGTTCGCGGGCTTAGCGGCGGTGCCCAACTGGAAACGCGCGGAAATCCTGCGCAATCATCTGATCTCGATGTTTCCGGGACTGGCCGGGACCGTGCCGGCCGACCGCCTGCGCGTGTGGCTCGGGCATCGTCCGAGCATGCCGGACGGTCGTCCCTGCATTGGACCTGCGCGGAAGACCTCCGACGTGATCTATGCCTTTGGACATGGCCATGTCAGCCTGGTGGGCTCGGCCCGGACTGGGCGCCTTGTTGCTCAGCTCGTTAGTTGCTCTGCACCTGAAATTCCTCTTGCCCCTTTTGATCCTCGGCGCTTCTTATGAGGCCGACCAGGGCTGGATACGATCGACCTAACAACACTTTGATTTCCTGACACGCAATCCTTACAGGTTTAAGCGTCTGAAAAACCGTCGGATGCTGTTGGCGAATTCCGACTGGGGCCTCCAGGAAGCAGGCGCATTCAGGGATTTCGCACTCGCAACGCAGCCGCGCGAGACGCCCAGCCGAAGAGCCGCTGGAATTCGCCGACAGTATCCCGTCGTTTTTCGGACATGCCGCTTCGGCCGGGCCGGAACGGTCCACTCGAGCAAGGTCGATTGGACACCCTCAGGACAAAAAGAGACCGGCACGAGGGTGGTATGGCTCGGCCGGCTCAGTGTGATGCTCTCAAACGCAACGTCGGATAATCGTCTCAATCGCAGTTAGTTCCTTGCAAACTCGCCACCAGCTCAAATCATCCGCACCAGAGGTCTCATCAGTGACGTGACTACTTAAGTAGCAAGCTGGCCCAGGTTCTGCATTTCATTGCAACCACCCTAGTGGATCTTGATACTGCCTCAAGCTCTTCAGCCTTCTGAGTAAGACCACGTCTTCTGAGACTCGCCGCATCTTGCCATAATCTGTTGGCTAGCAGGTCCTCCTCAATAACCATCTGCATCAAGGCTTCATAGGGAGTTCTCGGAGGTCTGTGTGCGTGGTCTAACGGCATGGAAGTCTCTCCTGCCTGTCTGCCAACCATGACTCGCATTAGTCTTTGTGTCTCTTACAAAGGCGAAAGCAGGTGGGCCACGCCCGAAGGGCCACTGATGGTGATCCGAGGGGCAGGACGCACCATGACTGAGCTTTCGCTTCGTGATGCTGCCAGAGCCTGCGGGGTGAGGGCCGAGACCGCTTGAGATGCGTATATGCGGCCCAGGGCCGGAGACCGATCGCGCTCGCCTCAATGCGCTCAGGGGGCGTTGCGGTCGGTGACCCTATCTCTCGAAGCTGCCCGTTCCCGTAACTCCACTGGCGCGCACGAGGTTATGCGAATTCCGGCGCCTCGCGCTCGTCATCAAGCTCGGTGAGCGTGGTCTCCGTCCCAAAGAAACGAGCAAGCCTCTTGGCCTCGGCGACCGCCAGCTTCCGATTGAGGCTCTCCTCGCCGGAGTCGGAGATCACCACACCATGCATGGTGAAGCCCTGCTGCGGACCGCCGAACTGCACCGTGATGTCGGCTGAAAGCTGATCCTGCCCTATGGGGGCAAATTCGATCGCTTCGACCGAGATGCGCGGCTTCTCATCCATTCCGGTTCTCCAGGTTGCGGATCGGCTCCGCCTGCGCCCCTTCTTTGAGCTTGTCGGGGCAGGGGGCATGACGCAGCAGCGTCCCGCGCCCCGCGCGCGATCCGGAGTGGCAGTCACCGGCCGCACCCGTTTCCCTTTGATGTGGCGTCCCGGTCGCTGACCCTGCCGGCCGGCGGGGTCAGCCGCCGATCTGCGGGGTCTTCGTCGGGGGCACCGTCGACCCGAAGAGTTAACGGATCGTTACCGGCTCCCCAAACCCACAGGGTGTCTCGTTTGGGTCTGGACCTCTCGCGAGAGACGAATGCCAACGGTCTCTTGCCGGGCCTGATGGTGTGGACGGCCCATGCTACGGCATCGCTGTGCCAGGATGAGGTCGTCGCCTCTCATCTTCAGGAGCCGTCCACACAATCAAGCCCTCGGCCGGCAGCATCCAGACGGCAAGGCGCTCGCTCAGTTGTCCTGGTAGAGGCGGATGCGTGCCTTGAACGCGGCGCGGATATGAGCGCGCGCGGCCGCCTCCGCTCCGTCGCGATCGTGCGCGCGGATGCGGTCAACGATCTGCTGGTGCTCTTCAATGGACTGCGCGGCGCGGCCCGGGACGGCGAGGGTGGTGCCAGCCAGGAGCACGAGCGAGAGGCGCATGTTCTCCAGCATCGCCTGGAGGAAGCGGTTGCGCGTGCAGGCATGGATCTGGCGATGGAACAGCCGGTTCGTCCGGGCGAGATCCGCCGCCGTGTCGGCCATCTCGCGGTCGCGGACGACCATCTCCTCCAGGAGATCGATCTCGATGTCGCTGGCATGGATCGCGGCGAGGCGGGCTGCCATGCCCTCCAGGACCTCGCGCAGGTCGTAGAGCTCGGTCACCTGCGCGTAGTCGAGCTGGGCCACGCTCGCGCCCCGGTGCGGCTCGTGCACGACGAGCCCCTGCGCTTCGAGCCGGCCGAGCGCTTCACGCACCGGCGTCCGACTGATGGAGAATCGCTCGGCCAACTCCGCCTCGCGTAAGCGGCTACCCGGCGGCAACTCGCCGTCCTCGATGGCGCGCAGAAGCATCTCGTAAGCGGAGCCGTTCCGCTGGTCGGATCTCCGCGCCTTCATCCCTGCTCTCCCCGAACGACCATGAGGCCCGCTGTAGCGCAGTCCAGGACCAGGCGCGACATGGCGTGGGCAATTGCATACAAGGGTATACAATGCTAGGGAACGCGTGCGGCAGGCAGCGCACGCCATCGCCACGGGCCGCAGCGGGGGATGCGTCGGCGGACAGGCCACCCCGGCCTTGCAAGGCTGCCGCAAAGCGAAAAAGGCCATCAGGGAGGACCAGAATGACTCACATCGACGCCGATCCGCCGCCGTCCCGCCTCGGGGACATCCTGCGCGCAACAAGCGGCAACTTCCTGGAGATGTTCGACTTCTTCCTGTTCGGGTTCTACGCCTCGCACATTGCACAGGCGTTCTTCCCGCCGGTGAACGAAGTCACCGCGCTGCTCTTGACTTTCACGACCTTCTGGCTCGGCGCCCTGATGCGCCCGGTCGGCGCGATCGTGCTCGGCGCCTATATCGACCGGATTGGTCGCCGCCGCGGCCTGATCGTCACCCTGTCGATCATGGCGCTCGGCACGGTCCTGATCGCGATCTGCCCGACCTACGCGAGCATCGGCCTCGCGGCCCCCGTTATCGTGCTGATCGGCCGTCTGCTGCAGGGCTTCTCAGCCGGCGTCGAGCTCGGCGGTGTCTCGATCTACCTGTTCGAGATCGCGACGCCCGGCAACAAGGGCTTCTACACGGCCTTCCAGTCGGCCAGCCAGCAGGTGGCGATCTTCTTCGCCGCGGTGATTGGCTACCTGATGCATGCCGGCCTGAGCGGCCAGCAGATCGCGGACGGCGGCTGGCGGCTTCCCTTCTTCATCGGCTGCCTGATCGTGCCGCTGATCTTCGTGATCCGGCGCTCGCTCCAGGAGACCCCGGAATTCCTGGCCCGGCGGGCGCATCCCTCGACTGCCGAGATCTTCCGCTCGGTGGCGGCGAACTGGCCCGTCATCCTGCTCGGCACGCTGCTCACCGTGCCGACGACGGTGACCTTCTATCTGATCACCGTCTACACTCCGACCTTCGGCAAGGCGGTGCTCCACCTCGGCGAGGGCGAGAGCCTTGCCGTCACCGTCTGCGTCGCGATCAGCAACTTCATCTGGCTGCCCATCGGCGGCGCGGTCTCGGACCGGATCGGCCGTAAGCCCGTCCTGATCGCGATCGCGATGCTGGCGCTCGCCACCGCCTACCCGGCGCTCGCCTGGCTCACAGCGTCGCCGAGCTTTGCCAAGATGCTCGTCGTCGAGCTGTGGTTCTCGTTCTTCTTCGGCGCCTACAACGGCGCCCTGGTGGCCGCCCTGTCAGAGATCGTTCCGGCACATGTGCGGGCGACAAGCTTTTCCCTCGCCTTCAGCCTGGCCGCTGCTCTGTTCGGCACGGCCACGCCGATGGTCTCGACCTGGCTGATCAGCACCTCCGGCGACCGGGCCGCCCCCGGATACTGGCTCATGCTGGCCGCCGCCTGCGGCCTTGCCGCCACCCTGACCCTCTACCGCTCCGGCGCCGCGGCGCGCGTGCCGGCGCAGGCCTGACCGATCCTCTCGACCTCTATGCGGAGACACTTACCATGCAGACATCCTGGGACATCGTCGTCGTCGGCTCCGGCAATGCCGCGATGAGCGCGGCGATCGCGGCACGCGAGCAGGGCCGGAGCGTCCTCGTCATCGAGAAGGCCACGGAGGAACTGGCGGGCGGCAACACCGCCTACACGGCTGGCGCCATGCGCTTCGTCTACAACGGGAACGACGACCTGCTGCCGCTGCTCGCCGACCCGGACGATCCGCGCCTCGCCCGCACCGATTTCGGCGCCTACACCGCCGAGCGCTTCACCGCGGACCTCCTCGGCTTCAACGACAGGCGGCCGCTGAGCCGCGAGCAGCAAACGCTGATCGCCGAGAGCTACGATGCGGTCCGCTGGCTGGCTTCGCAGGGCGTTAAGTTCGAGCCGATCTACTCCCGCCAATCCTTCGAAAAGGACGGGCGCTTCATCTTCTGGGGCGGACTGACGCTCGCCACGCACAACGAGGGCTTCGGCCTCGCCGAGGCCGAGCGCGCCGCCTTCGCGGCGCTCGGCGGCGAGATCCGCTACGATTGCGCCGCGACCGATCTCGTCACGGAGGGCGGGCGCGTGCGCGGCATCCGGGTGCGCAACGGCGCGGGCGAGGCGGGCGTGATCGCCGCCAAGGCCGTCGTTCTCGCCTGCGGCGGCTTCGAGTCGAATGCGCAGATGCGGCGCGAGCTCATCGGACCAGGCTGGGAGGCCGCGAAGGTGCGTGGCACGCCGTATAACCAGGGCGACGGGATCGCGATGGCACTGCGCCTCGGCGCAAAGCGGCACGGTTTCTACGGCGGCTGCCACGCTACGCCGATGGACCTGCACACGCCCGACTACGGCAACCTCGACCTGCCGCACCTCGAGCGCAAGCACTACCGCAAGATCTGCTACTTCCTTGGCGTGATGCTGAACGCGCGCGGCGAGCGCTTCGTCGACGAGGGCAGGGACTTCCGCAACTACACCTACGCCCAGTTCGGGCGCGCCATCATGGAGCAGCCTGGCCATGTCGCGTGGCAGATCTTCGACGCGAAGGTCGATCACCTGCTCTACAGCGAGTATCGCTTCCATGACGCGCACTTCGTCGAGGCCGATACGCTGGAGGCTTTGATCGACAAGCTCGACGGCATCGATAAGGCGCAGGCTCTCGCCACCATCGCGCAGTTCAACGCCGCGGTCGATCCGGCCGTGCCGTTCGATCCGACGGTGAAGGACGGTCGCGCCACGAAGGGGCTCGCCCTGCCGAAGTCGAACTGGGCGCAGGCCATCGAAACCGGCCCGTTCAAGGCCTATCCGGTCACCGGCGGCATCACCTTCACCTATGGCGGCGTCGAAGTGGACGAGGCCGGCGGCGTGATGCACGAGAACGGCAGCCCGATTCCCGGCCTCTATGCCTGCGGCGAGATGGTCGGCGGCGTGTTCTTCAACGGCTATCCGGGCGGCTCGGGCCTGACCTCGGGCGTGGTGTTCGGCCGGCGCGCCGGAGCTGGGGCCGCCGCATGGACGGCTCGCGCCGCCGCCTAAAGTCGGGCGCCACACGCCGTGAAGCTCGAGGATCCGGAATGAAGAGGTGCGGGCACCGGCTTGGGCCGGCGCCCGCAGATTTCGGTCGAGCTCGATTTTTCGACCGGCGGCTCGCTCCTGAGCCAAGCCGCGTTGCATGCGTGGTCATGCAAAACAAAAGGGAACCTCATTTCTGAGGTGCCCTTCTGCTTAGAACAGCCGCGCCAGAAGCATCATCGAAGCCATCTGATGCCGCTGCATCCGATCGCCAGACGGGATACCGTTGGCGAATTCCCACTGGCGCCCCACGAAGCACGCCGACGCAGGGGCTTCATGCTCGTGAAGCAGCCGCGCGAGACGCCTGGCCGAAGGGCCGCTGGAATTCGCCAACAGTATCCCGTCGTTTTCTGTACATTCGGATGATGAGTTTTGTGCGGTCAGGGCAGCTACTGTTGGCCCATCGAGGAGAATGGCGCACAAGAGAAAGGCGAAGCTTTCACGAGAGAGAGATGCAAAGCTTTGAAGGATCGGCCTACGGCACCCTCGATCACTTCGAGTTGGTCGACCGGGATATCCCAGAACCGGGCGCCAGACAGGTCCGCATCCGCGTGGCGGCGGCGGCACTCGGCTTCGTGGACGGCCTGATCATTCAGGGCCGCTATCAATACAAACCGCCGCTGCCCTACGTGCCCGGCGGCGAGATCGCTGGGGTCGTGGACGCGGTGGGCGCAGAGGTTCACCACCTTTCCGCAGGCGACCGGGTCGCAACGTGGCAATTCGGCGGAGGCTTGGCGGAATACACCCTCGCGCCTGCTGACGAGGTCGAGCCGATCCCGGCAAACCTCGCCTTCGCCGACGCCGCCGCCATTCTGCTCGACTACCAGACCGCCCAGTACGCGCTGTTTGGACGGGGCGGGGTCCGGGCCGGTGAGACGGTGCTGGTCGCAGGGGCGGCAGGTGGGGTCGGCGCGGCTGCCGTTCAGCTTGCTGCAAAAGCGGGGGCATACGTCATCGCCGCCGCCTCAACACCGGAGAAGCGCGACCGCGTCCGCGCCTTGGGAGCACAGGCAGCGATCAACTCCGCCGGCCCGGACATCCGGGCCGAGATCAAGGCCGCTGCGCCGCGCGGCGTCGTTGACGTCGTGGTCGATCCGGTCGGCGGGCCGACCTTCGAGGCGCTGTTCCGATCATTAGCCAAGGAGGGTCGGCACCTCGTGATCGGTTTTGCCGCGGGCAGCATTCCGGCGCTGCCAGCCAACCTGGCGCTGCTGAAAAGCGCGGCGCTGATCGGCGTCGAGATCCGCCACTTCCTCGCCTCCCGGCCAGCGGAGGCCCGCGCAGCGCGGGCGGCCCTTTTCGAGCAGGTCGCGTCCGGTGCGTTAGCACCGCCGCCGCTCATACCGTTCCCACTGGTACAGGCGCGAGAGGCATTAGCTACGGCCTCCTGTCGCGACAAGACAGGCAAGGTGGTCGTCATCCAACAGCCGGATGCCCTCGCATCTGATGCCTCTCGGAATTCTTGAATATGGCGGTTGCCATCACCCTCAATCGTGTCCGCCAATCAAAAATGCGGTCAAAGATGCTGCCCTGGGGCTGAAGTGCCAAGCGCACGTGACGCCCGGCGTTTGACCGGCAACTGTAATCCTAGACCGGCTTCACATATACCGTCGTGTCGATGCCGTGCCTTGCAGCTTCCTCGCCGGCGGCCTCGACGGCGTCTTCAATGATCGACTTAAAGGCGATGCCCGTGTGAACGGTCCCACCTTCGGTAAGTATTACCTCATACCTAGGCGAGGAAAACTGGTAGTCATGCTCAAGCACCATTACATGGTTGTATGGATCTGATGGCTGCTGTCCGTCCTTCCAGATCTTAACTTCAAGCATGGTTCATCCTCACATTCCTGACCGTGTTTCAAGACATAGTTACACTCCACGGCTCTGCGCGCTGATTTGCTCGCATCTCGTTAGCGGAAGCGCGATGGATACCGCCTCACCCCTCGATAGCCCTGCGCCAGCGGGCCAAGGCCGCTTCGAGTGGAGCTTCAGGCACTTCGGCCCGTAGCGGGCGCTACTCACCCATACGCAGAACGGCTTCCGCCTCGTGCTTATGGGAAGGAAACGCGCGAAGGTCGGGCGGGTGCGATCGGCCGGCGGGCGGTTTGCGGGCGCTTGTTCGCCAGGGCGAAGGCCGGCAGGTCTGCGTCCCGCAATGCCTCACGCGCGAACGGCACCTCACCCAATCAGGTCCGCCAGGGGCGCAGGCACGGGGCAGGGCTCAGATGGGCTTGAGCGGCGGCGTGGGACCGACACTGCGGTTAGGTTTCCCGCTTTGCCGCCCTCGCCCCCCTCGCTACCATCCCTGAAGGCACGAGATAAGCGCCCTTCCGAGCGCCTGCCGCGCCTGCTCTTATTCGTCCGCTGCCCGCTCCATGCCGATCCGCCCCCGCCGATGAAGCCCGTCCCAAGCCGCCGGGGGACGCTGCGCAACCCCGGCCCCGACC
Encoded here:
- the tcuA gene encoding FAD-dependent tricarballylate dehydrogenase TcuA, whose product is MQTSWDIVVVGSGNAAMSAAIAAREQGRSVLVIEKATEELAGGNTAYTAGAMRFVYNGNDDLLPLLADPDDPRLARTDFGAYTAERFTADLLGFNDRRPLSREQQTLIAESYDAVRWLASQGVKFEPIYSRQSFEKDGRFIFWGGLTLATHNEGFGLAEAERAAFAALGGEIRYDCAATDLVTEGGRVRGIRVRNGAGEAGVIAAKAVVLACGGFESNAQMRRELIGPGWEAAKVRGTPYNQGDGIAMALRLGAKRHGFYGGCHATPMDLHTPDYGNLDLPHLERKHYRKICYFLGVMLNARGERFVDEGRDFRNYTYAQFGRAIMEQPGHVAWQIFDAKVDHLLYSEYRFHDAHFVEADTLEALIDKLDGIDKAQALATIAQFNAAVDPAVPFDPTVKDGRATKGLALPKSNWAQAIETGPFKAYPVTGGITFTYGGVEVDEAGGVMHENGSPIPGLYACGEMVGGVFFNGYPGGSGLTSGVVFGRRAGAGAAAWTARAAA
- a CDS encoding MFS transporter, coding for MTHIDADPPPSRLGDILRATSGNFLEMFDFFLFGFYASHIAQAFFPPVNEVTALLLTFTTFWLGALMRPVGAIVLGAYIDRIGRRRGLIVTLSIMALGTVLIAICPTYASIGLAAPVIVLIGRLLQGFSAGVELGGVSIYLFEIATPGNKGFYTAFQSASQQVAIFFAAVIGYLMHAGLSGQQIADGGWRLPFFIGCLIVPLIFVIRRSLQETPEFLARRAHPSTAEIFRSVAANWPVILLGTLLTVPTTVTFYLITVYTPTFGKAVLHLGEGESLAVTVCVAISNFIWLPIGGAVSDRIGRKPVLIAIAMLALATAYPALAWLTASPSFAKMLVVELWFSFFFGAYNGALVAALSEIVPAHVRATSFSLAFSLAAALFGTATPMVSTWLISTSGDRAAPGYWLMLAAACGLAATLTLYRSGAAARVPAQA
- a CDS encoding NAD(P)/FAD-dependent oxidoreductase — translated: MPATTGRHVVIIGSGAVGTVSAIECLRAGHRVTVVDPGQPGGEQASSYGNAGWLSSHSVIPPAEPGMWKKVPSFLLDPLGPLSIRWAYLPKVLPWLIRFLLAARTSAQIEHTAQAMRTLLVDAPKLHASLAAEAGVPQLIERRGVLHVYPDRTAFEGDARSWAIRRKVGVEWLELSAEELRQREPNLHPRYTFGLVVEEAGHCRDPGNYIAALSKLACERGATYVTTRATGFRLEGSRLTAVTTEQGEIACDCAVVAAGARSKTLAASLGDALPLESERGYHVMIPDAKVGPRTPMMASDAKMIANFMNGGLRAAGQVEFAGLAAVPNWKRAEILRNHLISMFPGLAGTVPADRLRVWLGHRPSMPDGRPCIGPARKTSDVIYAFGHGHVSLVGSARTGRLVAQLVSCSAPEIPLAPFDPRRFL
- a CDS encoding spermidine synthase, encoding MTPWVQVDTATIPGEREPMRLLQRGSEFTICVGTIELMNNRACTSEAALAALTCARLQDRPHAKVLIGGLGMGFTLRAALDALGPDARIVVAELVPAVVAWARGPLAHLFAGSLDDPRVEVREEDVKRVIQQVPACYDAILLDVDNGPEGLTRLENDRLYDAWGLKRARYALRPSGILGVWSGGPDRKFKARLRNTGFEVDEIRVHANGRSGRRHVLWLATHADAPSKL
- a CDS encoding NADPH:quinone oxidoreductase family protein, which codes for MQSFEGSAYGTLDHFELVDRDIPEPGARQVRIRVAAAALGFVDGLIIQGRYQYKPPLPYVPGGEIAGVVDAVGAEVHHLSAGDRVATWQFGGGLAEYTLAPADEVEPIPANLAFADAAAILLDYQTAQYALFGRGGVRAGETVLVAGAAGGVGAAAVQLAAKAGAYVIAAASTPEKRDRVRALGAQAAINSAGPDIRAEIKAAAPRGVVDVVVDPVGGPTFEALFRSLAKEGRHLVIGFAAGSIPALPANLALLKSAALIGVEIRHFLASRPAEARAARAALFEQVASGALAPPPLIPFPLVQAREALATASCRDKTGKVVVIQQPDALASDASRNS
- a CDS encoding GntR family transcriptional regulator, translated to MKARRSDQRNGSAYEMLLRAIEDGELPPGSRLREAELAERFSISRTPVREALGRLEAQGLVVHEPHRGASVAQLDYAQVTELYDLREVLEGMAARLAAIHASDIEIDLLEEMVVRDREMADTAADLARTNRLFHRQIHACTRNRFLQAMLENMRLSLVLLAGTTLAVPGRAAQSIEEHQQIVDRIRAHDRDGAEAAARAHIRAAFKARIRLYQDN